The Morococcus cerebrosus sequence ATACTGGCCTTTTTCTGTTATGGAAAGTTGCACTTCAAATGCGAATCCGCCGACCTTGTTTGCAAAACGTCGTCTGAAACCGAAATACCGAAACCATAGAGAATCACAACATGACCGATTACAGCAAAACCGTAAACCTGCTCGAAAGCCCGTTTCCGATGCGCGGCAACCTTGCCAAGCGCGAGCCTGCGTGGCTGAAAAGCTGGTACGAGCACAAACGCTATCAAAAACTGCGCGAAATCGCCAAAGGCCGTCCGAAATTCATCCTGCACGACGGCCCGCCGTATGCCAACGGCGACATCCACATCGGTCATGCCGTCAACAAAATCCTCAAAGACATCATTATCCGCAGCAAAACCCAAGCCGGTTTCGACGCGCCTTATGTGCCGGGCTGGGACTGCCACGGTCTGCCCATCGAAGTGATGGTGGAAAAGCTGCACGGCAAAGACATGCCCAAAGCGCGTTTCCGCGAATTGTGCCGCGAATATGCCGCCGAACAGGTTGCCCGCCAGAAAAAAGACTTCATCCGTCTGGGCGTGTTGGGCGACTGGGACAACCCCTACCTGACCATGGATTTCAAAACTGAGGCGGATACCGTGCGTATGCTCGGCGAAATCTACAAATCGGGCTATCTCTACCGCGGCGCAAAACCGGTTCAATTCTGCTTGGACTGCGGCTCTTCGCTGGCGGAAGCGGAAGTGGAATACAAAGACAAAGTATCGCCTGCGATTGATGTCGGCTATCCGTTTAAAGACACCGCCGCGCTTGCCGCCGCATTCGGTTTGTCCGGCATCGAAGGCAAAGCGTTTGCCGTCATCTGGACGACCACGCCTTGGACGCTGCCCGCAAGCCAAGCCGTATCTGCGGGGGCGGACGTGGTTTACCAACTGATTGATACGCCCAAAGGCAAATTGGTATTGGCGAAAGATTTGGCGGAAGACACGCTCAAACGCTACGGTTTTACTTCAGACGACCTGAAAGTATTGGCAGAAACCACCGGCGACAAGCTGGAAAACCTGCACATGAATCATCCGTTCCTCGAACGCGATATTCCCATGCTCAACGGCGAACACGTTACCACCGACGCTGGTACGGGCTTGGTGCACACCGCCCCCGCACACGGTTTGGAAGACTATGCCGTCTGCAATAAATACGGTATCGAGCTTTACAACCCCGTCAACGCCGAAGGCAAATACATCAGCGAAACGCCGCGCGTCGCAGGCATGAGCGTTTGGGAAGCGAATCCCGTCATCCTGCAATGGCTGGAAGAAACCGGCAACCTCTTGGCCAGCAGCAAAATCGAACACAGCTACGCCCACTGCTGGCGCCACAAAACCCCGCTGATTTACCGCGCGACGGGTCAGTGGTTTATCGGCATGGACAAAGCCGGAAGCGACGGCAAAACCCTGCGCGACAAAGCCATCAAAGCCGTGGACGACACCGAATTCTTCCCGTCTTGGGGTCGCGCACGCCTCGAAGCCATGATCGAAGGCCGCCCCGACTGGGTCGTTTCGCGCCAACGCTATTGGGGCACGCCGATGACCTTCTTCGTTCACAAAGAAACGGGCGAGCTGCATCCGAACTCCGCCGAACTTTTGGAAAAAATCGCCCTGAAAATCGAAGAAAAAGGCATTGAAGCATGGTTCTCCCTCGATAAAAGCGAATTGTTGAGCGCGGAAGATTGCGAAAACTACGACAAACTTTCCGACACGATGGACGTATGGTTCGACTCCGGTTCGACCCATTATTCCGTCTTGAAACAGCGCGAAGAATTGGACTGGCCCGCCGACCTCTACCTCGAAGGCAGCGACCAACACCGCGGCTGGTTCCAATCCTCCATGCTGACCGGCTGCGCCTCTTCAATGGGCCGTGCCCCGTACAAACAGCTTCTGACCCACGGTTTCGTGGTTGACCAAAACGGCCGCAAAATGTCGAAATCCATCGGCAACGTCGTCGCGCCGCAAGAAGTCTATAACGAATTCGGCGCGGACATCCTGCGCCTGTGGGCGGCATCCACCGATTACAGCGGCGAATTGGCAATTTCCAAAGAAATCCTCAAACGCGTAACCGAAAGCTACCGCCGCATCCGCAACACCTTGAGCTTCCTGTTTGCCAACCTCAGCGATTTCGACCCGTTCGAACACACCGTACCGCAGGCAGACATGGTCGAAATCGACCGCTACGCCTTAGTATTGGCGCGTCAGCTGCAAGAGCGTCTGGCAGGCGACTTCTATCCGCGCTATGCCTTCCACTTCGCCGTGAAAGACATCGTCGCCTTCTGCTCGGAAGACTTGGGCGCGTTCTACCTCGACATCCTGAAAGACCGCCTCTACACCACCAAAGCCGACAGCCACGCCCGCCGCAGCGCGCAAACCGCCCTGTATCACATCACGCGCAGCCTAGTTCTCTTGATTGCACCGATTTTGTGTTTCACCGGCGAAGAAGCGTGGGACATCATCGGCGGCGGCGAAGAAGACAGCGTCCTCTTCCACACTTGGCACGAGTTCCCACCCATCAACGAGAAAGCCGAAGCCGAACTGGTGAAAAAATGGACGGCAGTCCGCGAAGCCCGCGAAGCCGTAACCGCCGCCATCGAGCCTTTGCGCGCCGACAAAACCGTCGGTTCGTCCTTGCAGGCAGAAGCCGAAATCACCGCGCCGGAAGCCACCGCCGACTACCTGAACGCCTTGGGCGAAGAATTGCGCTTTGCCCTCTTGGTGTCCAAAGTCGAAGTCAAAACCGGCAGCGAACTTGCCGTTACCGCCAAAGCCAGCGACGGCGAAAAATGCGAACGCTGCTGGCACTACACCCACGATATCGGCTCAGTCGCAGGCCATGAAACCATCTGCAAACGCTGCGCCGAGAATGTCGACGGCAAAGGCGAAGAGCGGCATTACGCTTAAGTGCTGCCGACATTTGATTTTCGAAGTGGATTTTTGTTTGAAAAGCGGCAAAATCAAGCTGGAAACCGCAGCAAGATTGGATACCTTGCGAGAATTTCCAACGCGGAAGATGCCACTTTAAGAACAAAAAGATACAGAAATTATTGAATATCGACAGACTCTCAGGTCGTCTGAAAAAAGGTCGTCTGAAAACCAAGATACAAGTTTTCAGACGACCTTTGCTATGGCGAAACGGCTTTACGCTTCAACCGGTTTGCCGCGCAGGGAGAAGGTGTAGGCTTCGGTGATTTCCAAATCGATCATTTGGTTGATCATATCGGGCGTGCCGGTGAAGTTGACCACGCGGTTGTTGGCGGTACGGGCTTGAAGCTGGTCGGGGTCTTTTTTGGAGATGCCTTCGACCAGACAGCGTTGTACGGTACCTATCATGGTTTGGTTGATGCGGGCGGTTTCGGCTTCGATGACTTCGTTCAGGGCTTCGAGGCGGCGCACTTTTTCGGCGTGCGGGGTGTCGTCCGGCAGGTTGGCGGCAGGTGTGCCGGGGCGCGGGCTGTAAATGAAGACGAAGCTCAAATCGAAGGCAATGTCTTTCACCAGCTTCAGGGTTTGCTCGAACTCGCGCTCGGTTTCGCCGGGGAAGCCGACGATGAAGTCGCTGCTCAGGCACAAGTCGGGGCGGATGGCGCGCAGTTTGCGGATGATGGATTTGTATTCCAAGGCGGTGTAGCCGCGTTTCATCGCGCTCAATACGCGGTCGGAACCGCTTTGAATCGGCAGGTGCAGGTGCGACACCAGCTTGGGCAGGTCGCGGTAGCACTCGATAATCGAGTCGGTAAACTCGCGCGGGTGGCTGGTGGTAAAGCGCATACGCTCGATGCCGGGGATTTCGTGGACGATGCGCAGCAGGGTGGCGAAGTCGCAGATTTCGCCGTCTTCCATTTCGCCGCGATAGGCGTTGACGTTTTGTCCTAACAGGTTGATTTCTTTAACGCCTTGCTGGGCGAGGTTGGCGATTTCGGTCAAAACGTCGTTCAGCGGGCGGGAGAACTCTTCGCCGCGGGTGTAGGGGACGACGCAGAACGAGCAGTATTTGGAACAGCCTTCCATGATGGATACGAATGCTGCGCCGCCTTCGACGCGGGCGGGCGGCAGGTGGTCGAATTTTTCGATTTCGGGGAAGGAAATATCGACTTGCGACAGGCCGCTGGTTTCTTTATCCACAATCATTTTGGGCAGGCGGTGCAGCGTTTGCGGGCCGAAGACGACGTCCACATAAGGCGCGCGTTTGATGATGTTTTCGCCTTCTTGGGAGGCGACGCAGCCGGCAACGCCGATGATGAGGTCGGGATTTTTTTCTTTGAGCGGGCGCACTCGGCCTAAGTCGGAGAACACTTTTTCCTGCGCTTTTTCGCGCACGGAGCAGGTGTTGAAGAGGATGATGTCGGCTTCGTCAGCTTCGGTCACTTGTTCGATGCCGCCGTTTTCCTCGGCGAGTACGGCGAGCATTTTTTCACTGTCGTATTCGTTCATTTGGCAGCCGAAGGTGCGGATAAATACTTTTTTCATGGTTTGTGTCTTTCTCAGGTAGCCCGTAATTGCGGGGCTGATTGTTATGGAAATCTTGATTTCAGACGACCTTGGGGAAGGCTTGGCGGGTCGTCTGAAACACTGATTCGTCAGGGCGCAAAAATGCGCGGTTGCGCTGCTGCGGCTGCAACAGCCAACCACGCGGTGTGTGCTTGGGTCGTCTGAAACGGGCAGGCGGCGGCTTATTGCGCGTCTTGCTTAATCTCGTCGCGGACTTCTTTTTGCGCGGTAAAACGGGAGGCTTCGTCGTCGGTCAAAACCCATACTTCGCGCACGAGGGCGTTGGTGTCGTTGTGTTTGAAGGCGATGGTTTTGCCGGTTTTTCCCGCCAGCCGCCCCATCGGGATGAAGCGGTCGTTTTCGTCGTGGATTTTGGTGAAACGGGTAATCTGCAGCTTGGCGGAATTGCCGTCGGCAAGGCCCAGCGTCAAGAGGCGCGTCCATGAGAAGCCGCCACGGCTCACTTTCAGATAAGGCAGTTCGACCTGTTTCAAAACCGCCGCGTCCATATCGCTCGGCAGCTTGCGCTGGGCGGCGTAGGAGACGGTGGAAACCAAAAGGGTAAGCATTAAAATGAATCCGCGTAACATGATGTTTTCTTTATGGTATAAATGGGTGCGGATTATAGCACAAACGCTTCAAATATGAACAGAGTGATTGTTTTTACAGAACAATTTTCATTTTCAGATACGGCGTTGCGCCGTGGCGGTTTGGGCTTTTGGGGTCGTCTGAAACGGCTGGCGCGGGCAATCTGATGATAAAATACCGCTTATTTTTCAGACGACCTCAGAAAGAACCCGCTATGAACCGTAACGAAATCCTGTTTGACCGTGCCAAAGCCATCATCCCCGGCGGCGTGAATTCTCCCGTCCGCGCATTCGGCAGCGTCGGCGGCGTGCCGCGCTTCATCAAAAAAGCCGAAGGCGCGTATGTTTGGGACGAAAACGGCACGCGCTACACCGATTACGTCGGTTCGTGGGGGCCTGCGATTGTCGGACACGCGCACCCCGAAGTCATCGAAGCCGTGCGCGAAGCCGCGTTGGGCGGTTTGTCATTCGGCGCGCCCACCGAAGGCGAAATCGTCATCGCCGAAGAAATCGCCAAAATCATGCCGTCCGTCGAACGGCTGCGCCTCGTCAGCTCCGGCACCGAAGCGACCATGACCGCCATCCGCCTCGCACGCGGCTTTACCGGACGCGACAAAATCATCAAGTTCGAAGGCTGCTACCACGGCCATTCCGACAGCCTGCTCGTCAAAGCCGGCAGCGGCCTGCTCACCTTCGGCAACCCGTCTTCCGCAGGCGTTCCCGCCGATTTTACGAAACACACCTTAGTCCTCGAATACAACAACACCACCCAACTCGAAGAAGCGTTCGCCCGCAACGGCGACGAAATCGCCTGCGTCATCCTCGAACCCTTCGTCGGCAATATGAACCTGGTCCGCCCGACCGAAGCCTTCGTCAAAGCCCTGCGCGAATTGACCGAAAAACACGGCGCGGTGTTGATTTACGACGAAGTGATGACCGGCTTCCGCGTCGCGCTCGGCGGCGCGCAGTCGCTGCACGGCATCACGCCCGACCTGACCACGATGGGCAAAGTCATCGGCGGCGGTATGCCGCTTGCCGCGTTCGGCGGACGCAAAGACATCATGGAATGCATTTCCCCGCTGGGCGGCGTGTATCAGGCAGGCACCTTGTCGGGCAACCCGATTGCCGTCGCCGCAGGCTTGAAAACGCTCGAAATCATCCAGCGCGAAGGCTTCTACGAAAATCTGACCGCCTTGACCCGCCGCCTCGCCGACGGGCTTGCCGCCGCCGCCAAAGCGCACGGCATCGAGTTCACCGCCGACAGCGTGGGCGGTATGTTCGGCCTGTATTTCGCCGCCCATGCCCCGCAAAACTACGGCGACATGGCGCGTTCCAATATTGACGCCTTCAAACGCTTCTTCCACGGCATGCTCGACCGCAACACCGCCTTCGGCCCGTCCGCCTACGAAGCAGGCTTCGTCTCCGCCGCGCACACGCCCGAGCTGATTGACGAAACCATCGCCACCGCGCATCAAGTGTTCGCGGAAATGGCGAAATAAGGCGAAGCGCATCCGCAGAAGCAGGTGTGATTTATAGTGGATTAACTTTAAATCAGGACAAGGCGACGAAGCCGCAGACAGTACAGACAGTACGGAACCGATTCACTTGGTGCTTCAGCACCTTAGAGAATCGTTCTCTTTGA is a genomic window containing:
- the ileS gene encoding isoleucine--tRNA ligase, which encodes MTDYSKTVNLLESPFPMRGNLAKREPAWLKSWYEHKRYQKLREIAKGRPKFILHDGPPYANGDIHIGHAVNKILKDIIIRSKTQAGFDAPYVPGWDCHGLPIEVMVEKLHGKDMPKARFRELCREYAAEQVARQKKDFIRLGVLGDWDNPYLTMDFKTEADTVRMLGEIYKSGYLYRGAKPVQFCLDCGSSLAEAEVEYKDKVSPAIDVGYPFKDTAALAAAFGLSGIEGKAFAVIWTTTPWTLPASQAVSAGADVVYQLIDTPKGKLVLAKDLAEDTLKRYGFTSDDLKVLAETTGDKLENLHMNHPFLERDIPMLNGEHVTTDAGTGLVHTAPAHGLEDYAVCNKYGIELYNPVNAEGKYISETPRVAGMSVWEANPVILQWLEETGNLLASSKIEHSYAHCWRHKTPLIYRATGQWFIGMDKAGSDGKTLRDKAIKAVDDTEFFPSWGRARLEAMIEGRPDWVVSRQRYWGTPMTFFVHKETGELHPNSAELLEKIALKIEEKGIEAWFSLDKSELLSAEDCENYDKLSDTMDVWFDSGSTHYSVLKQREELDWPADLYLEGSDQHRGWFQSSMLTGCASSMGRAPYKQLLTHGFVVDQNGRKMSKSIGNVVAPQEVYNEFGADILRLWAASTDYSGELAISKEILKRVTESYRRIRNTLSFLFANLSDFDPFEHTVPQADMVEIDRYALVLARQLQERLAGDFYPRYAFHFAVKDIVAFCSEDLGAFYLDILKDRLYTTKADSHARRSAQTALYHITRSLVLLIAPILCFTGEEAWDIIGGGEEDSVLFHTWHEFPPINEKAEAELVKKWTAVREAREAVTAAIEPLRADKTVGSSLQAEAEITAPEATADYLNALGEELRFALLVSKVEVKTGSELAVTAKASDGEKCERCWHYTHDIGSVAGHETICKRCAENVDGKGEERHYA
- the hemL gene encoding glutamate-1-semialdehyde 2,1-aminomutase, translated to MNRNEILFDRAKAIIPGGVNSPVRAFGSVGGVPRFIKKAEGAYVWDENGTRYTDYVGSWGPAIVGHAHPEVIEAVREAALGGLSFGAPTEGEIVIAEEIAKIMPSVERLRLVSSGTEATMTAIRLARGFTGRDKIIKFEGCYHGHSDSLLVKAGSGLLTFGNPSSAGVPADFTKHTLVLEYNNTTQLEEAFARNGDEIACVILEPFVGNMNLVRPTEAFVKALRELTEKHGAVLIYDEVMTGFRVALGGAQSLHGITPDLTTMGKVIGGGMPLAAFGGRKDIMECISPLGGVYQAGTLSGNPIAVAAGLKTLEIIQREGFYENLTALTRRLADGLAAAAKAHGIEFTADSVGGMFGLYFAAHAPQNYGDMARSNIDAFKRFFHGMLDRNTAFGPSAYEAGFVSAAHTPELIDETIATAHQVFAEMAK
- the miaB gene encoding tRNA (N6-isopentenyl adenosine(37)-C2)-methylthiotransferase MiaB, with the protein product MKKVFIRTFGCQMNEYDSEKMLAVLAEENGGIEQVTEADEADIILFNTCSVREKAQEKVFSDLGRVRPLKEKNPDLIIGVAGCVASQEGENIIKRAPYVDVVFGPQTLHRLPKMIVDKETSGLSQVDISFPEIEKFDHLPPARVEGGAAFVSIMEGCSKYCSFCVVPYTRGEEFSRPLNDVLTEIANLAQQGVKEINLLGQNVNAYRGEMEDGEICDFATLLRIVHEIPGIERMRFTTSHPREFTDSIIECYRDLPKLVSHLHLPIQSGSDRVLSAMKRGYTALEYKSIIRKLRAIRPDLCLSSDFIVGFPGETEREFEQTLKLVKDIAFDLSFVFIYSPRPGTPAANLPDDTPHAEKVRRLEALNEVIEAETARINQTMIGTVQRCLVEGISKKDPDQLQARTANNRVVNFTGTPDMINQMIDLEITEAYTFSLRGKPVEA